From Pseudoalteromonas viridis, the proteins below share one genomic window:
- the uvrA gene encoding excinuclease ABC subunit UvrA: MDKIEVRGARTHNLKDISLTIPRDKLIVITGLSGSGKSSLAFDTLYAEGQRRYVESLSAYARQFLSLMEKPDVDHIEGLSPAISIEQKSTSHNPRSTVGTITEIYDYLRLLFARVGEPRCPTHDLPLKAQTISQMVDTVLAHPEGSKLMLLAPVVKNRKGEHVKLLEQLASQGFIRARIDGEVCDLSDPPTLELHKKHTIEVVVDRFKVKEGLEQRLAESFETALELADGIAVVAAMDDSLDEELVFSANFACPTCGYAMTELEPRLFSFNNPAGACQSCDGLGVRQFFDPSRVVQNPELSLSGGAIKGWDKRSFYYYQMLSSVAEHYDFDLEVPFKDLPGDAQKVVLEGSGRTKIAFNYRNDRGDLITRNHEFEGVLNNMNRRYRETESASVREELAKYQTSQACPKCAGSRLREEARHVFIGATNLPAVTTMSIGEACDFFGALTLSGQKAKIAEKVLKEIRDRLSFLINVGLNYLSLERSADTLSGGEAQRIRLASQIGAGLVGVMYVLDEPSIGLHQRDNDRLLSTLTHLRDLGNTVIVVEHDEDAIRAADHIIDIGPGAGVHGGYVVAEGSREDIMANSESLTGQYLSGKQAIAIPAQRHQPGEHWLALHGASGNNLKDVSLKIPFGLMTCVTGVSGSGKSTLINDTLFKLAHRELNGATVAEPSPYQSIEGLEHFDKVIDIDQSPIGRTPRSNPATYTGIFTAIRELFAGTQEARSRGYKVGRFSFNVKGGRCEACQGDGVIKVEMHFLPDVYVPCDVCTGKRYNRETLEVLYKGKNIHEVLEMTVEDAREFFDKIPAIKRKLQTLMDVGLSYIRLGQAATTLSGGEAQRVKLARELSKRDTGKTLYILDEPTTGLHFHDIQQLLVVLHRLRDHGNTVVVIEHNLDVIKTADWIVDLGPEGGAGGGQILIAGTPEEVADCAASHTGRYLKPML; encoded by the coding sequence ATGGATAAAATAGAAGTTAGAGGTGCACGCACGCACAACCTCAAAGACATCTCTCTGACAATACCGCGCGACAAGCTGATTGTGATCACCGGTTTGTCGGGGTCGGGGAAATCATCGCTGGCATTCGATACCTTATATGCCGAAGGACAGCGTCGCTACGTCGAATCGCTCTCGGCGTATGCCAGACAATTCCTGTCGCTGATGGAAAAGCCTGACGTTGATCACATTGAAGGGCTCTCGCCGGCGATTTCTATTGAGCAAAAGTCGACTTCTCACAATCCGCGTTCGACGGTCGGGACCATCACCGAGATTTATGATTATCTGCGGTTATTGTTTGCCCGTGTTGGTGAGCCACGCTGCCCGACGCATGATCTGCCCCTCAAAGCACAAACCATTAGCCAGATGGTGGATACGGTACTGGCCCATCCCGAAGGCAGTAAGCTGATGCTGCTGGCTCCGGTGGTGAAAAACCGCAAAGGGGAGCACGTTAAGCTCCTGGAGCAGCTCGCCAGCCAGGGCTTTATTCGCGCCCGTATTGATGGTGAGGTATGCGATTTATCCGATCCACCTACACTGGAATTACACAAAAAGCACACCATTGAAGTGGTCGTTGATCGGTTTAAAGTGAAAGAAGGTTTGGAGCAAAGACTGGCCGAGTCTTTTGAAACTGCGCTGGAACTGGCCGATGGTATCGCTGTGGTGGCCGCCATGGACGACAGCCTGGACGAAGAACTGGTGTTCTCTGCCAACTTTGCCTGCCCAACCTGTGGCTATGCCATGACTGAACTGGAACCTCGACTGTTCTCTTTCAACAACCCCGCCGGCGCCTGTCAGAGTTGTGACGGCCTGGGCGTGCGGCAATTTTTTGACCCCAGCCGGGTGGTGCAAAATCCGGAGCTGAGTCTGTCCGGTGGTGCCATTAAGGGCTGGGATAAGCGGAGTTTTTATTATTATCAGATGCTCAGCTCGGTGGCCGAGCATTATGATTTTGATTTAGAAGTACCATTTAAAGACCTGCCAGGCGATGCGCAGAAGGTGGTCCTGGAAGGCTCGGGCCGCACTAAAATTGCTTTCAATTATCGCAATGATCGCGGCGATCTGATCACCCGAAATCATGAGTTCGAAGGCGTACTGAACAACATGAATCGCCGCTATCGTGAAACCGAGTCGGCCTCAGTCCGCGAAGAGCTGGCTAAGTACCAGACCAGCCAGGCCTGTCCAAAATGTGCTGGTTCCCGGCTCAGAGAAGAAGCCCGCCATGTATTCATTGGCGCGACTAACCTGCCGGCTGTCACGACTATGAGTATCGGCGAAGCCTGCGACTTTTTCGGTGCGCTGACGCTTAGTGGTCAAAAAGCCAAGATCGCAGAAAAAGTACTGAAAGAGATCCGCGATCGCCTGTCCTTTTTGATCAATGTTGGCCTTAATTATCTGTCGCTGGAGCGCAGTGCCGATACCCTTTCCGGTGGTGAAGCGCAACGGATCCGGCTGGCCAGCCAGATTGGTGCCGGCCTGGTTGGGGTAATGTACGTGCTGGACGAACCTTCCATTGGTCTGCACCAAAGAGACAATGATCGCCTGCTCAGCACCTTAACGCATCTGCGCGATCTCGGTAATACCGTGATCGTGGTTGAACATGATGAAGATGCTATCCGCGCCGCAGACCACATTATTGATATTGGTCCGGGTGCCGGCGTGCATGGTGGTTATGTGGTTGCAGAAGGCAGCCGCGAAGATATTATGGCTAACTCAGAGTCATTGACCGGTCAGTACCTCAGTGGCAAACAAGCCATTGCCATCCCAGCACAACGCCACCAGCCGGGTGAGCACTGGCTGGCTTTGCATGGCGCAAGCGGAAACAACCTTAAAGATGTAAGCCTGAAGATCCCGTTTGGCCTGATGACCTGTGTCACCGGCGTCTCTGGCTCTGGTAAGTCAACCCTGATCAACGACACCCTGTTCAAGCTGGCACACCGAGAGCTGAACGGGGCAACCGTTGCTGAGCCCTCGCCTTATCAGTCCATTGAAGGCCTGGAGCACTTCGACAAAGTGATCGACATAGATCAAAGCCCGATCGGTCGCACGCCGCGCTCAAATCCGGCTACCTATACCGGGATCTTTACGGCGATCCGGGAATTGTTCGCTGGTACTCAGGAAGCCCGTTCGAGGGGTTACAAAGTTGGTCGCTTTAGTTTCAATGTCAAAGGTGGTCGCTGTGAAGCCTGTCAGGGCGATGGGGTGATCAAGGTCGAAATGCACTTCCTGCCTGATGTCTATGTGCCCTGTGATGTGTGTACCGGCAAGCGCTATAACCGGGAAACCTTAGAAGTCCTGTACAAAGGCAAAAACATCCACGAAGTATTAGAAATGACCGTTGAAGATGCCCGCGAGTTCTTTGATAAGATCCCGGCCATTAAACGCAAGCTCCAAACCCTGATGGACGTGGGCCTGTCGTACATTCGACTGGGCCAGGCAGCGACAACCTTGTCAGGGGGTGAGGCGCAACGGGTCAAACTTGCCCGCGAGCTATCCAAACGAGACACAGGGAAAACCCTGTACATTCTGGATGAGCCCACCACAGGCCTGCACTTCCATGATATTCAACAACTTCTGGTAGTGTTGCACCGCCTGCGTGACCATGGCAATACGGTGGTAGTCATAGAGCATAACCTGGATGTCATCAAAACCGCTGACTGGATAGTCGATCTGGGTCCGGAAGGCGGCGCTGGCGGAGGCCAGATCCTGATCGCAGGCACACCGGAAGAGGTTGCTGACTGTGCAGCGTCTCACACTGGCCGATACCTCAAGCCTATGCTATAA
- a CDS encoding substrate-binding periplasmic protein, producing the protein MHWFALICALFTPLAAGCELVVRFENYAAQSRLDSTLKWHGLDVDFARALLDEAGCDYQFINVPWARALKMLADGELDMVLSVTRTPEREQFAYFIGPQRMETIVFAMNQLRPYSLQTLADLFKLPVPVAVQKGAFYGHVFNEMLLREQTKAESQRFIYVADNQRKLSLLKHGRIAGFLEEKFNVLYQSQHNPDFAQITVSPLVVNREPVYYALSKQSVSAKDRRLLAAAFERLQHSGRLKQILAKYGLD; encoded by the coding sequence TTGCACTGGTTTGCTTTGATATGTGCGCTGTTCACGCCACTGGCAGCAGGGTGTGAACTGGTTGTTCGGTTTGAAAACTACGCGGCGCAATCCCGTTTAGACAGCACCTTAAAGTGGCATGGTCTGGACGTCGACTTCGCCAGAGCCCTGCTCGATGAAGCCGGTTGCGATTACCAGTTTATTAATGTGCCCTGGGCACGCGCTCTGAAAATGCTGGCTGACGGTGAGCTTGATATGGTGCTCAGCGTCACCCGTACGCCCGAGCGGGAGCAGTTTGCCTACTTTATTGGCCCTCAAAGGATGGAAACCATTGTATTTGCGATGAATCAGCTGCGCCCTTATTCGCTGCAAACTCTGGCAGACCTGTTTAAACTCCCGGTGCCCGTTGCCGTTCAAAAAGGGGCATTCTATGGTCACGTATTTAATGAAATGCTGTTACGCGAACAGACCAAAGCCGAGTCGCAGCGCTTTATTTATGTGGCGGATAATCAGCGCAAACTGAGTCTACTGAAACACGGACGGATCGCCGGTTTTCTAGAGGAAAAGTTTAATGTGCTGTATCAGTCGCAGCATAATCCCGACTTTGCCCAGATCACGGTAAGCCCGCTGGTGGTCAATCGGGAGCCTGTCTATTACGCCCTCAGCAAACAGTCGGTGTCGGCAAAAGATAGGCGCCTCCTGGCGGCGGCGTTTGAGCGGCTGCAACATTCAGGGCGGCTAAAGCAGATCCTTGCCAAGTATGGATTAGATTAA
- a CDS encoding MFS transporter, whose amino-acid sequence MSKQSLNSLEKRAAISLASVFAFRMLGLFMLMPVLAIYGQSLTDVSPLWIGLAIGAYGLTQALLQIPMGWLSDKFGRKPIIVAGLIMFAVGSVIAALAESIYWVTAGRALQGMGAIASALLALASDLSRDEQRPKVMAVIGMCIGLSFAVAMLLGPMVAAVFGIAGIFWLTAALAILGIGIVMFIVPSAVNRAPKGDTVASMADIRKLVRHPQLVRLDLGVLLLHLTLTTLFVALPGQLIADGLAAQDHWQLYIPVLLLAFVLMAPLMIVAIRKQKEKQVFLASIALLVLSTLALIPAANSLVGIAVAMTVYFIAFNFLEATMPALVSRIAPATQKGSAMGVFSSSQFFGAFAGGVMGGYLAQHFNPQTVFAAAAAIGVIWLFIAWRMQIPVRSKTLSFVTEVDEPEKADELADQLVALPGVIEATVVSEENRTYLKVNDKEFDLNQAKQALGLR is encoded by the coding sequence ATGTCGAAACAATCACTTAACTCTTTAGAAAAACGTGCAGCCATTTCACTGGCAAGTGTCTTTGCCTTTCGGATGCTCGGGCTGTTTATGCTGATGCCGGTGCTGGCAATTTACGGCCAGTCACTCACTGATGTGTCGCCACTGTGGATTGGTTTGGCGATCGGTGCTTACGGGCTGACACAGGCACTGCTGCAAATTCCCATGGGCTGGTTGTCTGATAAATTTGGTCGCAAACCCATTATTGTTGCCGGTTTAATTATGTTTGCTGTTGGCTCTGTGATTGCCGCGCTGGCTGAGTCGATTTACTGGGTCACCGCCGGGCGCGCCCTGCAGGGCATGGGGGCGATAGCCAGTGCTTTGCTGGCACTGGCTTCCGACCTGAGTCGGGATGAGCAAAGACCCAAAGTGATGGCGGTCATTGGCATGTGTATTGGTCTGAGCTTTGCGGTGGCCATGCTGCTGGGCCCTATGGTTGCTGCAGTGTTTGGTATTGCAGGTATCTTCTGGCTAACGGCAGCGCTGGCGATACTCGGGATCGGAATTGTGATGTTTATCGTGCCGAGTGCTGTAAACCGCGCACCAAAAGGGGATACGGTTGCCAGCATGGCCGACATTCGCAAGCTGGTGCGCCATCCACAGCTGGTAAGACTGGATCTTGGCGTGTTGCTGCTACACTTAACGTTGACGACGTTATTTGTCGCGCTACCGGGACAGCTGATTGCAGATGGTCTGGCAGCACAGGACCACTGGCAGTTGTATATTCCCGTCTTATTGCTCGCGTTTGTACTGATGGCACCACTGATGATAGTGGCCATTCGCAAACAAAAAGAGAAGCAGGTATTTCTGGCGTCAATTGCCCTGTTGGTGCTGAGCACCCTGGCTTTGATCCCGGCGGCAAATTCGCTGGTCGGCATCGCGGTGGCGATGACAGTCTATTTTATAGCGTTTAATTTTTTGGAAGCCACGATGCCCGCTTTGGTATCGCGTATCGCACCCGCGACCCAAAAGGGTTCGGCGATGGGGGTGTTTTCCTCCTCGCAGTTTTTTGGCGCATTTGCCGGTGGTGTTATGGGCGGCTACCTGGCCCAGCATTTTAATCCTCAAACTGTGTTTGCTGCGGCTGCGGCAATTGGGGTAATATGGCTATTTATTGCGTGGCGTATGCAAATCCCGGTGCGAAGTAAAACCCTCAGTTTTGTGACTGAGGTTGATGAGCCAGAAAAAGCCGATGAATTGGCCGATCAGCTGGTCGCATTACCCGGGGTGATCGAAGCGACCGTTGTCAGTGAAGAAAATCGTACCTACTTAAAAGTAAACGATAAAGAATTTGATTTAAACCAAGCAAAGCAAGCCCTGGGCTTGCGCTAG
- the ssb gene encoding single-stranded DNA-binding protein: protein MARGVNKVILVGNLGQDPEVRYMPNGNGVANISIATTDSWKDKNTGQLQERTEWHRVVLFGKLAEVAGEYLRKGSQVYIEGRLQTRKWTDQGGQERYTTEIVVDMGGQMQMLGGRGEQGGGQYQGGQQGGQNYGQSNQSNYGNQGGQSQYGQQQQGGFAPQQAQQPQQNQQQGGGFGGQSMGQQPQQSAPAQGGFAPQQGNAGGNTGGNASGSASNPMEPPIDFDDDIPF, encoded by the coding sequence ATGGCACGCGGTGTAAACAAAGTTATTTTGGTTGGTAATTTAGGCCAAGATCCTGAAGTACGTTATATGCCTAACGGAAACGGCGTAGCGAACATCAGTATTGCAACGACCGACAGTTGGAAAGATAAAAACACAGGTCAGTTGCAGGAGCGCACTGAATGGCACCGTGTAGTGCTATTCGGTAAGCTGGCAGAAGTCGCAGGCGAGTACCTGCGTAAAGGATCACAAGTCTACATCGAAGGTCGCTTGCAAACACGTAAGTGGACAGATCAAGGTGGACAGGAACGCTATACCACAGAGATTGTTGTAGACATGGGTGGCCAGATGCAAATGCTAGGCGGTCGTGGCGAACAAGGTGGTGGTCAGTACCAGGGTGGACAGCAGGGTGGTCAAAACTATGGTCAGTCTAACCAGTCTAACTATGGTAACCAGGGTGGCCAGTCTCAGTATGGACAACAGCAGCAAGGCGGTTTTGCGCCTCAGCAAGCACAACAGCCTCAGCAAAACCAACAGCAAGGCGGCGGTTTTGGTGGTCAGTCTATGGGTCAGCAACCGCAGCAAAGCGCGCCTGCACAAGGCGGCTTCGCGCCTCAGCAAGGCAATGCAGGTGGTAACACCGGTGGCAATGCGAGCGGCAGCGCCAGTAACCCGATGGAACCGCCCATCGATTTCGATGATGATATTCCGTTCTAA